One part of the Marinobacter sp. M3C genome encodes these proteins:
- a CDS encoding putative RNA methyltransferase: MTITPFNHLICPLDGQSLLMQQNSWHCANGHSFDNARQGYVHLLPVQNKRSLAPGDSKEMVAARQRFLNAGHYQPIAAAVVQAVAEAVKTQGEGIETQPGIEEPFACLDAGCGDGYYLRQLDACSSGQKHEQPLSLVGLDISKPAVLAAAKQSKTTRWLVASNANIPLADGSLGCILSLFGFPVYPEFRRVLRPGGRVIVVDAGPAHLRELRKVIYPVLKPEVDKPNASEAPPGFQTIGRQTINFSLALVGEGAIADLLAMTPHFYRAKAEGLARAAALGKLQVTVDVRLTVLETTPVNGASAPSAALK; encoded by the coding sequence ATGACCATAACGCCATTCAACCACCTTATTTGCCCGTTAGACGGACAATCCCTGCTGATGCAGCAAAACAGTTGGCACTGCGCCAACGGGCACAGTTTCGATAACGCCCGCCAGGGCTATGTGCACTTGTTGCCGGTGCAGAACAAGCGGTCACTGGCGCCTGGCGACAGCAAAGAAATGGTGGCCGCGCGCCAGCGTTTTTTAAACGCAGGGCACTATCAGCCGATAGCGGCAGCGGTTGTGCAAGCGGTCGCGGAAGCAGTTAAGACGCAGGGCGAGGGCATTGAAACTCAGCCAGGCATAGAAGAACCTTTCGCCTGTTTGGATGCGGGTTGCGGCGACGGCTATTATTTGCGCCAGCTTGATGCTTGCTCGTCGGGCCAGAAACACGAACAGCCGCTGTCGCTGGTAGGCCTGGATATTTCAAAACCGGCGGTGCTGGCTGCGGCAAAACAGTCAAAAACAACGCGATGGCTGGTCGCCAGCAACGCCAATATACCGCTGGCTGACGGGTCTTTGGGCTGCATTTTGAGCCTGTTCGGGTTTCCGGTGTATCCGGAGTTCCGGCGGGTGTTGCGCCCTGGCGGCCGGGTAATAGTTGTCGACGCGGGGCCGGCTCATTTGCGCGAATTGCGAAAAGTCATTTACCCGGTACTCAAGCCCGAGGTTGACAAACCCAACGCCAGTGAAGCACCTCCGGGCTTTCAGACAATAGGGCGGCAGACGATTAATTTCAGCCTTGCATTGGTCGGCGAAGGCGCCATTGCGGACCTGTTGGCGATGACCCCGCACTTTTATCGCGCCAAAGCCGAGGGGCTGGCCCGCGCCGCTGCGCTTGGCAAATTGCAGGTAACGGTGGACGTACGGCTGACGGTGCTGGAAACCACGCCGGTTAACGGCGCCAGCGCTCCAAGCGCTGCCTTGAAATAG
- the ahpC gene encoding alkyl hydroperoxide reductase subunit C, translating to MGIINSEIKPFKATAFKRGEFVEISEADVKGKWSVFFFYPADFTFVCPTELGDVADKYEELQKMGVEVFSVSTDTHFTHKAWHDSSETINKIQYYMVGDQAGNITNNFGVMREGQGLADRATFLIDPDGVIQAVEITAEGVGRDASELMRRVKAAQYVRKHPGEVCPAKWQEGEATLSPSLDLVGKI from the coding sequence ATGGGTATCATTAATTCTGAAATTAAACCGTTTAAAGCAACCGCTTTCAAACGGGGCGAGTTTGTTGAGATTTCCGAAGCAGACGTAAAAGGCAAGTGGTCTGTGTTCTTCTTTTATCCGGCTGACTTCACTTTCGTATGTCCCACCGAGCTGGGCGACGTAGCTGACAAGTATGAAGAACTGCAAAAGATGGGCGTTGAAGTGTTTTCTGTATCCACAGACACCCACTTCACTCACAAAGCCTGGCACGACAGCTCTGAAACCATCAACAAGATTCAGTACTACATGGTTGGCGACCAAGCCGGCAACATCACCAATAATTTTGGTGTGATGCGCGAAGGCCAAGGCCTGGCAGACCGTGCTACTTTCCTGATCGATCCGGATGGCGTAATCCAAGCCGTCGAGATTACTGCGGAAGGCGTTGGTCGTGATGCGTCTGAGCTGATGCGTCGGGTGAAGGCTGCTCAGTACGTGCGCAAGCACCCGGGCGAAGTTTGCCCCGCCAAATGGCAGGAAGGCGAAGCGACATTGTCTCCTTCACTGGATTTGGTTGGTAAGATCTAA